Proteins encoded by one window of Rubinisphaera margarita:
- a CDS encoding DUF3299 domain-containing protein — translation MSSIAGDNTLQYQDLASNEFDYRPTPVVVPIAIVLALVSASSLLGIVGIIIAGLGMIVSLFAVRTVVGSDGAYSGKWPAMIALVLSFGFGIAGVGSQIYAYSTEVPEGYRRTSFSQEISAKGFAVHEGQMALHPDVARLMDQQVFLKGYMYPQRQTEGLSEFLLLKDTGECCFGGQPKPTDMILVKMKTPDGANYSQGRVAVAGTLRLTTDTTPEGLQPVYALEAIKCERSRSAF, via the coding sequence ATGTCTTCTATCGCAGGCGACAATACACTTCAGTACCAGGATCTTGCGAGTAACGAATTCGATTATCGCCCGACGCCTGTCGTGGTGCCGATCGCAATCGTTCTGGCCCTGGTATCCGCGTCGTCTCTGCTCGGCATCGTCGGGATCATTATCGCCGGGCTGGGAATGATCGTGAGTCTGTTTGCGGTCCGGACCGTCGTTGGCAGCGACGGAGCCTACAGCGGCAAATGGCCTGCTATGATTGCGCTGGTTCTGTCATTTGGCTTTGGCATTGCCGGGGTTGGGTCGCAGATTTATGCTTATTCGACGGAAGTCCCCGAAGGCTATCGACGCACCAGCTTCTCGCAGGAAATCTCGGCGAAGGGCTTCGCGGTGCACGAAGGTCAGATGGCGCTGCATCCCGATGTCGCCCGACTGATGGATCAGCAGGTCTTCCTCAAGGGATATATGTATCCCCAGCGTCAGACCGAAGGATTGAGCGAATTTCTACTTCTCAAAGATACCGGCGAGTGCTGCTTCGGAGGACAACCGAAGCCGACCGACATGATTCTCGTCAAAATGAAGACACCCGACGGGGCCAACTATTCTCAGGGACGGGTCGCTGTCGCCGGCACGCTGCGGCTGACGACCGATACCACACCCGAAGGGCTGCAGCCGGTCTACGCTCTCGAAGCGATCAAGTGCGAGCGTTCCCGCTCAGCATTCTAG
- a CDS encoding RNA 2'-phosphotransferase — protein MNHNIIDLKAVSRTSSHALRHEPWLYELELDDEGWTPIEALLSALKKDRPEWNELNADHLAEMIATSAKRRHEIDGDRIRALYGHSLEGKLKKIPATPPEVLFHGTNPAVLPQIETTGLLPMARQYVHLSVDEETAREVGRRKCRKPTILRIRTRDAEAAGVHFYEGNGKVWLADAVPPEFIEAN, from the coding sequence ATGAACCATAACATCATCGACCTGAAAGCCGTCAGCCGGACGTCCTCCCACGCGCTCCGGCACGAACCCTGGTTGTACGAACTCGAACTGGATGACGAAGGCTGGACGCCGATCGAGGCTCTCCTTTCGGCTCTGAAGAAAGATCGCCCTGAGTGGAATGAGCTGAATGCGGATCACCTGGCGGAGATGATCGCCACCTCCGCCAAACGACGGCATGAAATTGACGGGGATCGCATTCGGGCTCTCTATGGGCACTCGCTGGAAGGGAAGCTGAAAAAGATCCCGGCGACTCCTCCCGAAGTTCTGTTCCACGGCACGAACCCGGCCGTATTGCCCCAGATCGAAACCACCGGCCTGCTGCCGATGGCGAGGCAGTATGTGCATCTTTCAGTCGATGAAGAAACCGCTCGCGAAGTCGGCCGACGGAAGTGCAGGAAGCCAACCATTCTGCGGATTCGTACCCGGGATGCCGAGGCGGCCGGGGTGCACTTCTACGAAGGAAACGGCAAAGTCTGGCTGGCCGATGCCGTGCCGCCGGAGTTTATTGAGGCCAACTGA
- a CDS encoding phosphopantothenoylcysteine decarboxylase: MRILVTAGPTREYIDDVRYISNASSGRMGYAIVSAIVQAGHEAVLVSGPVSLPAPLDCEFHAVESTEQMMQTCRELFPACDGVIAAAAVCDYQPKSRVKGKISKTGDGIFLEMIETDDVLAALGQCKEHRWIVGFALEAQNERENALQKLRRKNCNWIVLNRPEAIAAENNSVELLDETGHTVAHWEGPKSQIAGDLVTWIVDQVD; the protein is encoded by the coding sequence ATGCGGATTCTGGTCACAGCCGGCCCAACCCGGGAATACATTGACGACGTCCGCTACATCTCCAACGCGAGCAGCGGGCGAATGGGTTATGCAATCGTTTCGGCGATTGTGCAGGCCGGACATGAAGCCGTGCTCGTGAGCGGTCCGGTCTCGCTGCCCGCGCCACTGGACTGCGAGTTTCACGCGGTCGAGTCGACTGAGCAGATGATGCAGACCTGCCGGGAGTTGTTCCCCGCCTGCGACGGCGTCATCGCCGCAGCCGCGGTCTGCGATTACCAGCCGAAGTCTCGGGTGAAGGGCAAGATCTCGAAAACGGGCGACGGCATCTTTCTGGAGATGATCGAGACCGACGACGTGCTCGCCGCTCTCGGCCAGTGCAAAGAGCATCGCTGGATTGTCGGCTTCGCTCTCGAAGCACAGAACGAACGGGAAAACGCCCTGCAGAAACTCCGCCGCAAGAACTGCAACTGGATCGTCCTCAACCGTCCGGAAGCCATCGCCGCGGAGAACAATTCGGTCGAACTCCTCGACGAAACCGGCCACACGGTCGCCCATTGGGAAGGTCCGAAATCCCAGATCGCCGGTGACCTGGTGACGTGGATCGTGGACCAGGTTGACTAG
- a CDS encoding protein-L-isoaspartate(D-aspartate) O-methyltransferase, whose protein sequence is MKNYARQLFLSGFLSLLFCLILVQTSAADPFERRREYLVSEYVEKEGITNPRVLESMRKTERHLFVPLSARDKAYTDQALSIGHEQTISPPFIVAYMTEILEPQETDRVLEIGTGSGYQAAVLSPLVKDVYTIEIVEPLGRRAASTLKRLRYENVHTRIGDGFKGWPEAAPFDKIIVTCSPESIPQPLIDQLKDGGKMIIPLGERYQQVFYLLEKKDGKMISRPLQPTLFVPMTGLSEEQRRVLPDPSNPQLINGSFETDDNGDGYVDGFHYQRQMTRIEGDAPDGEYYVLFDNPQPGQLAQMLQGFAIDGRSVSELRISVEILMEEWRIGLNAQQRPGMVIHYYDEDRRPLGSDAIGLWHSDSDWQQLEYRVAVPYKAREAIVQIGLNGAAGKLAIDNVVLRRSK, encoded by the coding sequence ATGAAAAACTACGCTCGGCAATTGTTTCTGTCAGGGTTCCTGTCCCTGCTCTTCTGCCTGATCCTTGTTCAGACCTCGGCAGCCGACCCGTTTGAGCGGCGTCGGGAATATCTGGTTTCCGAGTACGTTGAGAAGGAAGGAATTACCAATCCGCGTGTTCTGGAATCGATGCGAAAGACGGAACGTCATTTGTTTGTGCCGCTTTCCGCACGAGATAAGGCCTACACCGATCAGGCGCTCTCCATCGGCCATGAACAGACCATCTCGCCGCCGTTCATCGTCGCTTACATGACTGAGATACTCGAGCCTCAGGAAACTGACCGCGTCCTCGAGATCGGAACCGGGAGCGGCTATCAGGCGGCCGTCCTGTCCCCGCTGGTGAAAGATGTCTACACGATCGAAATCGTGGAGCCACTCGGACGACGGGCCGCCTCGACATTGAAACGACTCCGTTACGAGAACGTGCACACGCGGATCGGCGATGGTTTCAAAGGTTGGCCGGAAGCGGCTCCGTTCGACAAGATCATCGTCACCTGTTCGCCGGAAAGCATTCCGCAGCCGCTGATCGATCAGCTTAAAGACGGAGGAAAGATGATTATCCCGCTTGGAGAGCGGTATCAGCAGGTCTTCTATCTCCTGGAGAAGAAAGATGGAAAGATGATTTCCAGGCCGCTTCAGCCGACTTTGTTTGTGCCGATGACTGGACTCTCCGAAGAGCAGCGGCGGGTCCTTCCGGATCCCTCCAACCCCCAGTTGATCAATGGCAGCTTCGAGACCGACGATAACGGCGACGGTTATGTCGATGGGTTTCACTATCAACGGCAGATGACCCGCATCGAGGGAGATGCCCCGGATGGCGAATATTACGTGCTGTTCGATAACCCCCAGCCCGGCCAGCTGGCTCAGATGCTGCAGGGCTTCGCGATCGACGGACGATCGGTGTCAGAACTCCGCATTTCCGTCGAAATTCTGATGGAAGAATGGCGGATCGGTCTGAACGCGCAGCAGCGTCCCGGAATGGTGATTCACTATTACGATGAAGACCGCCGCCCGCTCGGCTCCGATGCGATCGGCCTCTGGCACTCGGATTCGGACTGGCAGCAACTCGAATATCGCGTCGCAGTGCCCTACAAAGCCCGGGAAGCGATTGTACAGATCGGCCTGAACGGAGCAGCCGGAAAACTGGCGATCGACAATGTCGTGTTGAGACGATCGAAGTAG
- a CDS encoding metallophosphoesterase family protein produces MRILILSDIHSNWTALQAIHRQEPEFDACLVLGDLVEFGPQPREVIDWVRRHATHVIRGNHDHAVAQFIHSRREQIPWHRLRNRMRDHHWGVIEPEEMSWLAQLPLRVSCRLDGKRFHLIHASPRDPLHEYLPDHSAIWQKRTGDLDTDLLCVGHTHRPLLLKVGTIQLVNPGSAGQSRDGQLSASYAVIDSGHLQLKRVDYDLSEMLAEYERAGIDEETCEIAREVYSAGFFNPES; encoded by the coding sequence ATGCGGATTCTCATCCTTTCCGATATCCACTCGAACTGGACCGCGCTTCAGGCTATCCATCGGCAGGAGCCGGAATTCGACGCCTGCCTCGTACTTGGCGATCTGGTCGAGTTCGGGCCGCAACCCCGGGAAGTGATTGACTGGGTGCGGCGGCACGCCACCCATGTCATACGAGGCAATCACGACCATGCCGTGGCTCAGTTCATTCACTCCCGGCGGGAGCAGATTCCCTGGCATCGATTAAGGAATCGGATGCGGGATCATCACTGGGGAGTCATTGAGCCCGAAGAAATGTCGTGGCTGGCTCAGCTACCTCTGCGGGTCTCGTGCCGACTCGACGGGAAAAGATTTCATCTGATTCACGCTTCCCCTCGCGATCCTCTGCACGAGTATCTCCCCGATCACTCTGCGATCTGGCAGAAGAGAACGGGCGATCTCGACACCGATCTGCTTTGTGTGGGCCATACGCATCGTCCGCTGCTACTCAAGGTGGGGACGATCCAGCTGGTGAACCCGGGAAGTGCGGGGCAATCTCGGGACGGCCAGCTTTCGGCCAGCTACGCAGTGATCGACTCCGGTCATCTCCAGCTGAAGCGAGTCGACTACGACCTCAGCGAGATGCTGGCGGAGTACGAGCGGGCCGGGATTGATGAGGAAACCTGCGAGATCGCCCGCGAAGTGTACTCAGCTGGCTTTTTTAATCCGGAATCCTGA
- the ygfZ gene encoding CAF17-like 4Fe-4S cluster assembly/insertion protein YgfZ gives MPVTIEQLQQQMSAFDLSDRDEITLRGNDRSTFLHGFCSNDIRKLQPGQGCEAFITSIKGRAAGHVFVFADEDRLVLDTVPGAAETLVPHLDRYIITEDVELEVTSQSRALFLVAGEGIVEKLSLLCPTSSKLDVNGCCEFDLASTTGRLRRVDWLSVPAYQISIRAEARGSFEEWRDAQGIAAGTHREFEALRIDGTFPLHGTDFSEENLAQEIDRTPQAISFTKGCYLGQEPIARIDALGHVNRILRSIQVIDLDATPDQLVGASIQDPSTDKSLGTITSAVEIHTGDDGHRELRGMSIIRREFSDPDTPVHVVVDGKSLPATVLGKS, from the coding sequence ATGCCTGTCACGATCGAACAACTTCAGCAGCAGATGTCGGCCTTTGATCTCAGCGATCGCGATGAAATCACGCTTCGTGGCAACGATCGAAGCACATTTCTGCACGGATTCTGTTCCAACGATATCCGGAAGCTGCAGCCGGGACAGGGTTGCGAGGCCTTCATCACGTCGATCAAAGGGCGGGCGGCCGGGCATGTTTTTGTCTTCGCAGATGAAGATCGGCTCGTTCTCGACACCGTGCCGGGAGCCGCGGAAACGCTCGTCCCGCACCTCGATCGGTACATCATTACCGAAGACGTCGAACTGGAGGTGACGAGTCAGTCGCGGGCACTGTTTCTGGTCGCAGGAGAAGGAATCGTCGAGAAGCTGTCTCTGCTTTGTCCGACGTCCAGTAAACTCGATGTCAACGGCTGTTGTGAGTTTGATCTGGCTTCAACGACAGGCCGCCTCCGGCGGGTCGACTGGTTGTCCGTTCCCGCGTATCAAATTAGCATCCGGGCCGAGGCTCGTGGGAGCTTTGAAGAGTGGCGGGATGCCCAGGGAATCGCTGCGGGAACACACCGGGAGTTTGAAGCCTTGCGAATTGACGGTACGTTTCCTCTGCACGGCACCGACTTCTCGGAAGAGAATCTCGCCCAGGAGATTGACCGGACTCCGCAAGCGATCAGTTTTACGAAGGGCTGTTACCTCGGTCAGGAACCGATTGCCCGGATCGATGCTCTCGGGCACGTGAATCGGATCCTGCGTTCCATTCAGGTGATCGACCTGGATGCGACCCCGGACCAGCTTGTCGGTGCGAGCATTCAGGACCCGTCTACTGACAAATCGCTGGGAACCATCACCTCTGCTGTCGAGATTCACACCGGTGACGACGGCCATCGGGAACTTCGCGGAATGTCGATCATCCGCCGTGAATTTTCCGATCCAGACACGCCGGTGCACGTTGTCGTCGATGGGAAATCGCTTCCCGCAACTGTACTCGGCAAATCCTGA
- a CDS encoding sulfatase: protein MMRSRGLTASLATLLCFGFLAAIIEAAEPENRYNVLFIAVDDLRPELGCYGVEQAQSPHLDQFADSAVLFRRHYVQVATCGASRYALLTGRSPAKSGVTRSNAAAYSGKTAFSHDQQPGAQTMPELFRRSGYHTCLIGKISHTADGKVYAYNGTGDGRDELPHAWDDLATPLGDWERGWGIFFAYANGRHRESGQGDKDLMEFVVENDNDLPDGLMAETAIEKLQNYAETERRFFMGLGFFKPHLPWVAPEQDWNAFADASVTAPQTDKIDSPFWHKSGEFYKYDMPFERTHPLSEDAAAQAYRAYLACVRYTDRQIGRVLSTLEKTGLAENTIVVVWGDHGWHLGEQQIWGKHSPFEEANRSVLMMRVPNQSRQGIQTDALAETLDLYPTLVDYCQPRFRKTEFPLDGLSLRPVLDSSDSNIRETALSYWGKAVSARSDRYRLIVADPSKKDSRVELYDLENDPHGLNNIADSHPDIVKQLRLTLK from the coding sequence ATGATGCGCTCCCGCGGACTGACAGCCTCACTCGCCACCCTGCTCTGCTTCGGCTTTCTCGCCGCGATAATTGAAGCGGCGGAACCAGAAAACCGATACAACGTGCTCTTCATCGCCGTCGATGACCTTCGCCCCGAACTCGGCTGCTATGGTGTTGAACAGGCACAGTCGCCGCATCTCGATCAGTTTGCGGACTCCGCAGTGCTGTTCCGTCGGCACTATGTGCAGGTCGCGACCTGCGGAGCCTCGCGGTATGCGTTGCTCACCGGTCGCAGCCCCGCGAAATCGGGCGTCACCCGCTCGAATGCCGCCGCTTACTCGGGTAAGACCGCGTTCTCGCACGACCAGCAGCCGGGCGCCCAGACAATGCCCGAACTGTTCCGCCGGTCCGGTTATCACACCTGTCTCATCGGCAAGATCTCTCATACAGCCGATGGAAAGGTCTACGCCTACAACGGAACCGGCGACGGGCGTGATGAACTTCCGCACGCCTGGGACGACCTGGCCACGCCGCTCGGAGACTGGGAACGCGGCTGGGGCATCTTTTTCGCCTACGCCAACGGCCGACATCGCGAAAGCGGACAAGGCGATAAGGATCTGATGGAATTCGTCGTCGAGAACGACAACGATCTGCCCGATGGCCTGATGGCCGAGACCGCCATTGAGAAGTTGCAGAACTACGCGGAGACCGAACGGCGATTCTTCATGGGCCTCGGCTTCTTCAAGCCGCATCTCCCCTGGGTCGCTCCAGAACAGGACTGGAACGCCTTCGCCGATGCATCGGTTACCGCTCCTCAGACCGACAAAATCGACTCTCCGTTCTGGCATAAGAGTGGCGAGTTTTACAAGTACGATATGCCGTTCGAGAGAACTCACCCGCTCAGTGAAGACGCCGCCGCTCAGGCGTATCGGGCCTATCTCGCCTGCGTTCGCTACACCGACCGCCAGATCGGACGGGTCCTCAGCACGCTCGAGAAAACCGGCCTGGCTGAAAATACGATTGTTGTGGTCTGGGGCGATCATGGATGGCATCTCGGTGAGCAGCAGATCTGGGGAAAGCACTCGCCGTTCGAGGAAGCCAACCGCAGCGTGCTGATGATGCGGGTGCCGAATCAAAGCCGCCAGGGCATTCAAACCGATGCGCTCGCTGAAACGCTGGACCTTTACCCCACTCTGGTGGACTACTGCCAGCCCCGTTTTCGAAAAACTGAATTCCCTCTCGATGGCCTCTCGCTGCGACCGGTGCTCGACAGTTCCGACTCCAACATTCGCGAGACGGCGTTGAGCTACTGGGGCAAAGCAGTCTCTGCCCGTTCCGATCGCTATCGCCTCATCGTCGCCGATCCTTCGAAGAAAGACTCTCGCGTCGAACTGTACGATCTTGAGAACGATCCCCACGGCTTGAACAATATCGCGGACAGTCACCCTGACATCGTCAAACAACTGCGGTTGACTCTGAAGTAG
- a CDS encoding FxsA family protein: protein MFLRLLLLFTIVPFVELAILLKLGDEMGWLETLGLIIATGIIGTILARQQGFEVIQRIRSELSSGKPPTDSLMDGLMILIASVLLITPGVLTDITGFLLLWPAFRARMRAVGKAYLLRSGSFRVFTSGPGGQFHETANPFQQPQPRRDAQGNEIIDVEYTKKSSDEKLETD from the coding sequence GTGTTTTTGAGATTACTGTTACTCTTCACCATCGTTCCCTTCGTCGAACTGGCGATCCTGCTCAAACTCGGCGACGAGATGGGCTGGCTCGAAACGCTGGGGCTGATTATTGCCACCGGCATCATCGGAACCATTCTGGCTCGGCAGCAGGGCTTTGAAGTCATTCAGAGAATTCGCAGCGAATTGAGTTCCGGCAAGCCGCCGACCGATTCGCTGATGGATGGCCTGATGATTCTCATCGCCAGCGTACTGCTGATTACCCCGGGCGTTCTGACCGACATCACCGGCTTTCTCCTGCTCTGGCCGGCGTTTCGGGCCCGCATGCGGGCAGTCGGGAAGGCGTACCTGCTGCGGTCCGGTTCCTTTCGCGTCTTCACCAGCGGGCCGGGCGGCCAGTTTCACGAAACGGCGAATCCGTTCCAGCAGCCTCAACCCCGGCGTGATGCCCAGGGGAATGAGATCATCGATGTGGAATACACCAAAAAATCTTCTGACGAGAAACTGGAAACGGACTGA
- a CDS encoding ATP-binding cassette domain-containing protein: MIITSTSHSIWIRNARTHNLQGVDVEIPHGRLTVVTGVSGSGKSSLVFQTLFAEGQRRFLGTLSGHSAGLLTSLPRGEVDEITGLSPVISVPQQRPHVSSRSTVATMTELLDYLRLLYSQVGTVFCPECLVPVRSQTRDQIISRILELPERSKVQLLAPVVRGKKGTHEELFQRISREGFVRARVDGQIVEFAEEPPLAKTKPHDIDVVVDRLILKPEIRQRLADSVEQALKLGDGGCIALVHADEEFVDHVFHRDLNCPSCGQAFAPLEPRSFSWHSAHGACPVCEGTGRESGPAEGDEDEVEHGDAASCSACNGTRLGPVSRNVRVAETTLPTLLGLRISAAAGWVKDLRAAAADQRGQSIIDKLAGPLAFRLQSLIDLGVGYLTLDRSAETLAGGEVQRVRLARCLGTQLHGSCFILDEPTAGLHARDAQRLLDQLRQLTASGNTVICVEHSLDAIRAADHLLEFGPGGGTRGGQVVFSGSLSELSAGQTPTSRALNGEFDPQTSGPFSGSDRGHLQLKHVQLHNLDDVSIEIPLGSLTAVTGVSGSGKSSLILDSLAVLLKKALRDEKTEADEERLGSLRFDGKLQRAAIVDQSPPGGNLRSCPATFSGAWDQIRRMLARTRLAKLRGFDDKRFSFNTTEGTCSFCGGAGQIRTRHHLVHQEQVKCPECHGRRFNAQTLAVKYRGHSAYDLLDMTVADALDFWSEVESIQRCLRPYRDIGIDYLKMGQPTSTLSGGEAQRTKLARALSEELKDGVYIMDEPTSGLHWADVSLFIATLRTLQERGNTIIVVEHHPLIQAAADWHIELGPGAGAEGGTVLHCGLPELSDAAN, from the coding sequence GTGATCATCACCAGCACGTCGCACTCGATATGGATTCGAAACGCCCGCACGCACAATCTGCAGGGCGTCGACGTCGAGATTCCGCATGGCCGGCTGACGGTCGTGACCGGCGTCAGCGGATCCGGCAAGAGTTCTCTGGTTTTCCAGACTCTGTTCGCGGAAGGGCAGCGGAGATTTCTCGGCACGCTCTCCGGGCATTCGGCCGGTTTGCTGACGTCACTCCCCCGCGGCGAAGTCGATGAGATCACAGGGCTCTCGCCCGTTATTTCGGTTCCCCAGCAGCGGCCACATGTCTCGTCCCGCAGCACAGTCGCCACGATGACCGAACTGCTCGACTATCTCCGCCTGCTTTACAGTCAGGTCGGAACTGTCTTCTGTCCTGAATGCCTGGTCCCGGTTCGATCCCAGACGCGTGATCAGATTATCAGTCGTATTCTGGAACTTCCTGAACGTTCCAAAGTCCAGCTGCTCGCGCCGGTTGTCCGGGGAAAGAAGGGGACCCACGAGGAATTGTTCCAGCGAATCAGTCGCGAGGGGTTCGTCCGAGCCCGGGTGGACGGTCAGATCGTCGAGTTTGCCGAAGAGCCTCCGCTGGCGAAAACGAAGCCGCACGATATCGATGTCGTGGTCGACAGACTGATTCTCAAGCCTGAGATCCGTCAGCGGCTGGCCGATTCCGTGGAGCAGGCTCTGAAGCTCGGCGATGGCGGCTGCATTGCCTTGGTCCATGCTGATGAGGAATTCGTGGATCACGTCTTTCACCGTGATCTCAACTGCCCCTCCTGCGGGCAGGCGTTTGCACCGCTGGAGCCCCGTTCGTTCAGCTGGCATTCGGCTCACGGAGCCTGCCCGGTTTGCGAGGGAACCGGGCGAGAATCTGGCCCGGCCGAGGGGGACGAAGATGAGGTCGAACACGGTGATGCGGCTTCTTGCTCCGCCTGTAACGGGACGCGGCTCGGCCCGGTGTCCCGGAACGTACGCGTTGCGGAAACCACGTTGCCCACTCTTCTCGGTTTGCGTATCTCTGCAGCCGCAGGTTGGGTCAAGGACTTGCGGGCGGCAGCCGCTGATCAGCGAGGGCAGAGCATCATCGACAAACTCGCGGGTCCACTCGCGTTCCGTCTGCAGTCGCTGATCGACCTTGGCGTCGGTTACCTCACGCTCGATCGAAGCGCGGAAACTCTGGCCGGCGGTGAAGTTCAGCGGGTGAGGCTGGCTCGTTGTCTTGGTACGCAGCTCCACGGCAGCTGCTTCATACTCGACGAACCAACTGCCGGCCTGCATGCCCGGGATGCTCAGCGTCTACTGGACCAATTGCGGCAGCTCACCGCGAGCGGAAACACGGTCATCTGCGTGGAGCACTCACTCGATGCCATTCGCGCAGCCGACCATTTGCTCGAATTTGGTCCCGGCGGCGGAACACGGGGAGGACAGGTTGTCTTCAGTGGGTCACTCTCCGAGTTGTCTGCTGGGCAGACTCCGACGTCTCGCGCTCTGAATGGCGAGTTTGATCCGCAGACCTCGGGACCTTTCTCCGGATCCGATCGTGGCCACCTCCAGCTGAAACACGTTCAGCTGCATAATCTCGATGATGTCTCGATTGAGATTCCGCTGGGCAGTCTGACAGCCGTGACGGGCGTGAGCGGTTCCGGAAAGAGTTCGCTCATCCTCGATTCCCTGGCTGTTCTGCTGAAAAAAGCCCTGCGAGACGAGAAGACCGAAGCTGACGAGGAACGACTCGGTTCACTGCGATTTGACGGCAAACTGCAGCGGGCTGCGATTGTCGATCAGTCACCCCCCGGAGGAAATCTGCGATCCTGTCCGGCGACGTTCTCGGGGGCCTGGGATCAGATTCGCAGGATGCTGGCCCGCACCCGCCTGGCGAAGCTTCGAGGCTTCGATGACAAACGGTTCAGTTTCAACACGACGGAAGGAACCTGCTCGTTCTGCGGTGGAGCAGGGCAGATACGGACTCGGCATCATCTGGTCCATCAGGAGCAGGTGAAATGTCCGGAGTGTCACGGGCGACGTTTCAACGCCCAGACGCTGGCCGTGAAATACCGCGGACATTCGGCGTACGATCTTCTGGACATGACCGTAGCAGATGCTCTCGATTTCTGGTCCGAAGTCGAGTCGATCCAGCGATGTCTTCGGCCGTACCGCGATATCGGCATCGACTATCTGAAGATGGGGCAACCGACCAGCACCCTTTCGGGCGGAGAAGCCCAACGGACGAAACTGGCCCGGGCACTGTCTGAAGAGCTCAAGGATGGCGTCTACATCATGGACGAACCGACCAGCGGACTGCACTGGGCCGATGTGTCGCTGTTCATCGCAACCCTGCGAACATTGCAGGAACGGGGCAATACCATCATCGTCGTCGAACATCATCCGTTGATTCAGGCCGCAGCCGACTGGCACATCGAACTCGGACCGGGAGCCGGGGCGGAAGGAGGAACGGTTCTCCACTGCGGATTGCCGGAACTGTCGGACGCGGCAAATTGA